The proteins below are encoded in one region of Shewanella algae:
- a CDS encoding glutathione peroxidase, which yields MVKVFKPLARLNLTGPALKRLAFTALALAPTAAVAGQCPDYLNIKLRKLHSQESVDLCELTQGKPVLLVNTASNCGFTPQFKALEALHKDYRERGLVVIGFPSDDFFQEENEEKDTAKVCYINYGVTFTMVATSAVRGSDVNPVFAYLGQQAGAPKWNFYKYLVSGDGKQVQSFNSRVKPDSDELIKAIESVL from the coding sequence ATGGTGAAGGTGTTCAAGCCCTTGGCAAGATTGAATTTAACCGGGCCTGCATTGAAGAGGCTGGCTTTTACAGCATTGGCTTTAGCGCCCACGGCGGCTGTTGCCGGTCAGTGCCCCGATTACCTCAATATCAAGTTGAGAAAGCTCCATTCCCAGGAGTCTGTCGACCTATGTGAACTCACCCAAGGTAAACCTGTGCTTCTGGTCAATACCGCCAGCAATTGTGGTTTTACGCCTCAATTCAAAGCGCTTGAAGCCCTGCATAAGGACTACCGCGAGCGCGGGCTGGTGGTGATAGGTTTCCCATCCGATGACTTCTTCCAGGAAGAAAACGAAGAGAAAGATACCGCCAAGGTGTGCTACATCAACTATGGCGTGACCTTTACCATGGTGGCTACCTCTGCGGTTCGTGGCAGTGATGTGAACCCGGTATTTGCCTATCTGGGGCAGCAGGCCGGCGCGCCCAAGTGGAACTTCTACAAGTACCTGGTCAGTGGCGACGGTAAACAGGTGCAGAGCTTTAACTCCAGAGTCAAACCCGATAGTGATGAATTGATCAAAGCGATTGAATCTGTGCTTTAA
- the hemH gene encoding ferrochelatase, translating into MAKFIGLDKDKGHAGRGKTGILLLNLGTPDAPTPAAVRRYLAEFLSDPRVVEIPKALWKLILHGIILRVRPAKSAALYREVWTDKGSPLMDISERQTQALAEKLKAEGVEAEVALAMRYGNPAVGDVLKRLHNQGVDKLVVLPLYPQYAGPTTGSAFDAIAKELTQWRYLPSLHFIHTYHDNPLFIEALAESIEVDFAQHGKPQKLVLSYHGMPERNLKLGDPYYCFCIKTSRLLVERLGLAEDDVISSFQSRFGKAKWLGPYTDETMMALPKQGITDVAVACPAFSADCLETLEEIAGQNREFFEQAGGKSFRYIAALNDRPRHIEMMAELVRPYL; encoded by the coding sequence TTGGCTAAGTTTATCGGTCTTGATAAAGACAAGGGCCACGCCGGGCGTGGTAAAACCGGGATATTGCTGTTGAATCTGGGGACGCCGGACGCACCGACACCCGCGGCGGTGCGGCGTTATCTGGCCGAATTTCTCTCCGATCCCAGGGTGGTGGAGATCCCCAAGGCGCTGTGGAAGCTTATTCTCCATGGCATTATTCTCAGGGTCAGGCCGGCCAAATCGGCGGCCCTTTACCGTGAGGTGTGGACTGATAAGGGCTCGCCACTGATGGATATCAGTGAGCGCCAGACCCAGGCCTTGGCAGAAAAACTCAAGGCCGAAGGCGTTGAAGCCGAAGTTGCCTTGGCGATGCGTTACGGCAACCCGGCGGTGGGCGATGTGCTCAAACGCCTGCACAATCAAGGGGTCGATAAACTGGTTGTGCTGCCGCTCTATCCTCAATATGCCGGCCCTACCACGGGCTCTGCATTTGATGCCATAGCCAAAGAGTTGACTCAATGGCGTTACCTGCCGTCGCTGCACTTTATCCATACCTACCACGATAATCCGCTGTTTATCGAGGCGCTGGCCGAGTCCATCGAAGTAGACTTTGCCCAACACGGCAAACCGCAGAAATTGGTGCTGTCGTACCATGGTATGCCGGAGCGGAATCTCAAGCTGGGCGACCCTTACTACTGCTTCTGTATCAAGACCTCAAGATTGTTGGTCGAGCGTCTTGGGCTGGCAGAGGATGATGTGATCAGTAGCTTCCAGTCCCGTTTCGGCAAGGCCAAATGGCTGGGCCCTTACACGGATGAAACCATGATGGCTCTGCCAAAGCAGGGGATCACAGATGTAGCCGTTGCCTGTCCTGCATTCAGCGCCGACTGCCTGGAAACTCTGGAGGAGATTGCCGGGCAGAACCGTGAGTTTTTCGAACAGGCCGGTGGTAAGTCATTCCGCTATATAGCGGCGCTCAACGACAGACCGCGCCATATAGAGATGATGGCGGAGTTGGTTCGTCCCTATCTGTAA
- a CDS encoding tryptophan 2,3-dioxygenase family protein: MDREQIYASMAGEGRLDYEKYLNTPKLLSCQKPYEQLCNADELQFQIVHQSEELWMKLICYTLLEIDERMAAGETFKVLTLFSRVHKAMGFLIEQLSILDTMSIKDYQAIRLQLGNGSGQESPGFKTLLQLYKPLWLTFERVYLEQKGLTVEQIYNSEYRHDESYMVAEAMIEYDQLFQHFRYHHIKLIHRSIGIDSMSLKGRSTEILNSGMKMQFFPKLWQIRGQMTDIWGGV; this comes from the coding sequence ATGGATCGCGAGCAGATATATGCCAGCATGGCCGGAGAGGGTCGACTGGATTATGAAAAGTACCTCAATACTCCCAAATTGCTCAGCTGCCAGAAGCCCTATGAGCAACTGTGTAACGCCGATGAGTTGCAGTTTCAAATAGTGCATCAGTCGGAGGAGTTGTGGATGAAGCTCATCTGTTACACCCTGCTGGAGATTGATGAGCGTATGGCCGCAGGGGAGACCTTCAAGGTGTTGACCCTGTTTTCCAGGGTACATAAGGCGATGGGGTTTCTTATCGAGCAACTGAGTATTCTCGACACTATGTCTATCAAGGATTATCAGGCCATTCGGCTGCAACTGGGCAACGGCAGCGGTCAGGAATCACCGGGATTCAAAACCCTGTTGCAGCTTTATAAGCCGCTGTGGCTCACCTTTGAGCGAGTCTACCTTGAGCAAAAGGGGCTGACGGTCGAGCAGATATACAACAGTGAATACCGTCACGATGAAAGCTATATGGTGGCCGAGGCCATGATAGAGTACGACCAGCTGTTTCAGCACTTCCGTTACCATCACATCAAACTCATCCACAGAAGCATAGGCATAGACAGCATGTCACTGAAGGGGCGCAGCACTGAAATCCTCAACTCAGGTATGAAGATGCAGTTTTTCCCTAAACTATGGCAAATTCGCGGTCAGATGACAGATATCTGGGGCGGTGTTTAA
- a CDS encoding aminotransferase class V-fold PLP-dependent enzyme gives MSLKSRFHLPEGHYFLSHSVGAMPKGCEVAVSEFLGAWKHQGGDAWPVWLEGVELFLQQLAALTRVPASGFCPQLNLSSALSKLVGALPNAKPGQRILATELDFPSMGFVLQQAEKKGYRLQLLEPQAGLVSLSQWQQALGEDVALAFITHAISETGQLQSVSEICALARSLGVMTVVDIAQSLGVIPIDLGQWQADAVLGSCVKWCCAGPGAAFLWLSDRLAQTLEPVDLGWFSHEAPFEFDIHDFRYAKGAKRFWGGTPSVLPYMLAAASLQQLRAFGDSQIYQHNQRLGQGILDCALSHELKVVTPNISGERSGTVVVDFADRQAAQQVFNRLGIKTDLRPRFGFRFSPHIYTDGEDMEVLLQGLRQLAGKRP, from the coding sequence ATGTCGTTGAAATCGCGTTTTCATCTGCCCGAAGGGCACTATTTTTTGTCCCACTCTGTGGGCGCCATGCCAAAGGGATGCGAAGTTGCGGTCAGCGAGTTTCTCGGCGCCTGGAAACATCAAGGCGGTGACGCCTGGCCTGTGTGGCTCGAGGGGGTTGAGCTGTTTTTGCAGCAACTTGCGGCTTTGACCCGAGTTCCCGCCAGTGGCTTTTGCCCGCAGCTGAATCTCTCTTCGGCTTTATCCAAGCTGGTCGGCGCCCTGCCGAATGCCAAGCCCGGTCAGCGGATCTTGGCCACCGAACTGGATTTCCCCTCCATGGGGTTTGTACTGCAACAGGCCGAGAAGAAGGGCTACCGCCTGCAGCTGCTTGAGCCGCAAGCCGGGCTGGTGTCTTTGAGTCAGTGGCAACAGGCCTTGGGAGAGGATGTGGCGCTGGCCTTTATCACCCATGCCATTTCTGAAACCGGTCAGTTACAGTCTGTGAGTGAAATTTGCGCTCTGGCCCGAAGCTTAGGAGTAATGACTGTGGTGGACATTGCCCAGTCTCTCGGAGTTATACCGATAGATTTGGGGCAGTGGCAGGCTGATGCTGTCTTGGGTTCCTGCGTTAAATGGTGTTGCGCTGGCCCGGGGGCGGCCTTTTTATGGCTCAGCGATAGGTTGGCCCAGACGCTGGAGCCTGTGGATCTGGGATGGTTCTCCCATGAGGCGCCGTTTGAGTTCGATATCCATGACTTCCGCTATGCCAAGGGAGCAAAAAGGTTTTGGGGGGGCACGCCTTCCGTATTGCCTTACATGCTGGCAGCGGCGTCACTGCAGCAGCTGCGCGCTTTCGGCGATAGTCAAATTTATCAACACAATCAGCGCCTGGGGCAGGGGATCCTGGATTGTGCCCTGAGTCATGAACTCAAGGTGGTGACGCCCAATATCAGCGGCGAGCGCAGTGGCACTGTGGTAGTCGATTTCGCCGATAGGCAGGCGGCGCAGCAAGTGTTCAACAGATTGGGGATCAAGACAGACTTGCGCCCAAGATTTGGCTTTCGCTTTTCGCCGCATATCTATACCGATGGTGAGGATATGGAGGTTTTGCTGCAGGGGCTCAGACAGTTGGCCGGCAAAAGGCCCTGA
- the ruvX gene encoding Holliday junction resolvase RuvX, translating to MTAKTVLGFDFGTKSIGIAIGQQLTGSASPLTSIKAVDGIPDWQQIAALIEEWQPDLVVVGLPLNMDGTEQEMTQRARKFANRIAGRFGVKVATQDERLTTADAKARLFELGGFKALTKGQIDAVSAVLIIESYFENQY from the coding sequence ATGACTGCAAAAACCGTACTGGGCTTCGATTTCGGCACCAAGAGCATAGGCATAGCCATAGGTCAGCAGTTGACCGGCAGTGCCAGCCCACTGACATCCATCAAGGCAGTGGATGGTATTCCCGATTGGCAGCAGATAGCGGCTTTAATCGAAGAATGGCAACCGGATCTCGTGGTGGTGGGACTGCCACTCAATATGGATGGCACAGAGCAGGAGATGACCCAAAGAGCCCGTAAGTTTGCCAACCGTATTGCCGGGCGTTTCGGTGTCAAGGTGGCCACCCAGGATGAACGCCTGACCACGGCCGATGCCAAGGCCAGATTATTTGAACTCGGTGGCTTCAAGGCGCTGACCAAGGGCCAGATCGATGCCGTCTCTGCTGTGCTGATCATCGAAAGCTATTTCGAGAACCAGTACTGA
- a CDS encoding YqgE/AlgH family protein — MDSLQNHFLIAMPSLDDTFFERSLIYVCEHDSKGAMGLMVNRPIGIEVDELLLQMELAEEVSLKPSIDNSVLVGGPVNPERGFVLHSSQPYWANSTAINDEIMLTSSRDILTSLGTSKAPEHFLVALGYAGWSRHQLEQELAENSWLTIPATPEILFNTPHEHRWLKATQSLGFDIWQMSSQMGHA; from the coding sequence ATGGACAGTTTGCAAAATCATTTTCTTATCGCCATGCCTTCGCTCGATGATACTTTCTTCGAGCGTTCGCTCATCTATGTGTGCGAGCACGACAGCAAGGGCGCCATGGGACTCATGGTCAATCGTCCCATAGGCATTGAGGTTGATGAGTTACTGCTGCAGATGGAGCTGGCAGAAGAGGTATCTCTCAAGCCTTCAATAGACAACAGCGTACTGGTAGGCGGTCCGGTGAACCCGGAGCGGGGCTTTGTACTGCACAGCAGTCAACCCTATTGGGCCAACAGCACTGCCATCAATGACGAGATAATGTTGACCAGCTCACGGGATATTCTCACCTCTCTTGGCACCTCAAAGGCGCCGGAGCATTTTCTGGTGGCGCTGGGATACGCGGGTTGGAGCCGCCACCAGCTGGAGCAGGAACTGGCGGAAAACAGCTGGCTGACCATTCCCGCCACACCCGAGATACTGTTCAATACTCCCCATGAGCATCGTTGGCTCAAGGCCACCCAATCACTGGGATTCGATATCTGGCAAATGTCCAGCCAGATGGGACACGCTTGA
- the yciH gene encoding stress response translation initiation inhibitor YciH: MKTDPNVSLVYSTDKGRISQPKEQATIPTSDGIVRIHKDSKGRKGKGVSVIKGLGLDAKALKDLAQKLKKQCGCGGTVKAFDIEIQTDNREQLQGLLEKLGYKVKLAGG, from the coding sequence ATGAAAACAGATCCCAATGTCAGTTTGGTATACAGTACCGACAAAGGCCGTATTAGCCAGCCCAAGGAACAAGCCACCATCCCGACATCCGATGGTATCGTCCGGATCCACAAGGACAGCAAGGGCCGCAAAGGCAAAGGTGTTTCAGTAATCAAGGGGCTGGGACTGGACGCCAAGGCGCTGAAAGATCTGGCGCAAAAACTCAAGAAGCAGTGCGGTTGCGGCGGCACAGTAAAAGCGTTCGACATCGAGATCCAGACCGACAATCGTGAGCAACTCCAGGGCCTGTTGGAGAAGCTGGGCTACAAGGTGAAGCTGGCCGGCGGCTGA
- a CDS encoding DUF4136 domain-containing protein: protein MKYLITAAMALMLSACSTLNTGWDYDPGVNFSQYKSYAWVEKQSEDTSYHLDGLMDQRVRDALDRQLAQKGLQIATKENADILVNYLTKVDKKINVDTFNTNYGYNPYWGPGWGWGGNMQTQTTVREYEVGTLIVDLVDAKSGKLIWRGSVADTIRDSDTPQKRIAKVNEAVASVMSNFPPKVEK from the coding sequence ATGAAGTATCTGATAACAGCCGCAATGGCACTGATGCTAAGTGCTTGTAGTACACTGAATACTGGCTGGGATTATGACCCGGGTGTGAACTTTAGCCAGTACAAGAGTTATGCCTGGGTGGAAAAGCAATCCGAAGACACCAGCTATCATCTGGATGGTTTGATGGATCAGCGAGTACGTGATGCCTTGGATCGGCAGTTGGCACAAAAGGGCCTGCAGATTGCTACCAAGGAAAACGCCGATATCCTGGTTAACTATCTGACCAAGGTAGACAAGAAAATCAATGTCGACACTTTCAACACCAACTATGGTTACAACCCATATTGGGGGCCGGGTTGGGGCTGGGGCGGCAATATGCAGACCCAAACCACAGTACGCGAATATGAAGTCGGTACCTTGATTGTGGATCTGGTCGACGCCAAGTCCGGCAAGCTCATCTGGCGTGGCTCAGTGGCTGACACCATTCGTGATAGCGATACTCCGCAAAAGCGAATTGCCAAGGTTAACGAGGCGGTAGCCAGTGTAATGAGCAACTTCCCGCCCAAGGTGGAAAAATAA
- a CDS encoding LysR family transcriptional regulator: protein MLTTEQLEAFVASVETGSFSAAARQLGKVQSGISQQIMNLELDTGLQLFDRSGRYPQLTAAGHHLLPYAKAVLAQHRRLAQQVSGLGSDTSMEVILAVDEGIPYNRLGDLLRQLELEFPQICLSLLCASSKDVIALVKEGKATVGLLFSEPVYPETLDFETIGTVTFELLVSPKHPLAEIRAMHTDILKLHRQLVIGSKYSSNFWFDQVHSPDVWFADNYYVLLELAKQGFGWALLPRPLAQEAMSKGELQAVKLDFEVGGWQANVDVLQSSASQVSRVNVRMRQLLRELLKKQ, encoded by the coding sequence ATGTTAACCACAGAACAATTGGAAGCTTTTGTCGCCAGTGTCGAGACGGGCTCCTTTTCAGCCGCCGCCAGACAACTGGGTAAAGTGCAATCCGGTATTAGCCAGCAGATAATGAATCTGGAGCTGGATACCGGGCTGCAACTCTTTGACCGCAGCGGTCGTTATCCCCAACTGACCGCGGCTGGGCATCACCTGTTGCCCTACGCCAAAGCCGTGTTGGCTCAGCACCGCAGATTGGCTCAACAGGTATCCGGTTTAGGCAGTGACACATCAATGGAAGTGATTCTGGCGGTTGATGAAGGGATCCCCTACAACCGCCTCGGCGATCTGCTCAGACAATTGGAACTAGAGTTTCCGCAAATTTGCCTGAGTTTGCTGTGCGCCTCGAGCAAAGATGTGATTGCTCTGGTCAAGGAAGGCAAAGCCACTGTGGGCCTGCTGTTCAGTGAACCGGTTTACCCCGAAACCCTGGACTTTGAAACCATAGGCACTGTGACTTTTGAGTTACTGGTCAGCCCCAAACACCCCTTGGCCGAGATACGTGCCATGCATACGGATATTCTCAAACTGCACAGACAACTGGTCATAGGCAGCAAATACTCGAGTAATTTCTGGTTCGATCAGGTGCACTCGCCGGATGTTTGGTTTGCCGACAACTATTACGTCCTGTTGGAGCTGGCCAAACAAGGGTTTGGTTGGGCACTGCTGCCAAGGCCTTTGGCTCAGGAAGCAATGAGTAAGGGGGAACTACAGGCCGTAAAGCTGGATTTTGAAGTAGGTGGCTGGCAAGCCAATGTGGATGTACTCCAGTCATCGGCCAGTCAGGTGTCCAGAGTCAATGTCAGAATGCGGCAACTACTGCGTGAACTGCTTAAAAAACAATAA